The following are from one region of the Nitrospirota bacterium genome:
- the queC gene encoding 7-cyano-7-deazaguanine synthase QueC, with amino-acid sequence MTTRKAVVLLSGGIDSTTTLAIANSEGYEVYALSFNYGQRHSHELEAAKRIAEYFGVKEHLIMDIDLRAIGGSALTSETEVPKKSAEVLIPVTYVPARNTIFLSFALAWAEVINAEDIFMGANVIDYSGYPDCRPEYIEAFEKMANLATKAGVEGKMRFRIRTPLISLTKAEIIKKGIELGVDYSITWSCYDPQPATPSAFSLQPSAFVPCCRCDSCILRAKGFKEAGVNDPLLSSL; translated from the coding sequence ATGACTACAAGAAAGGCTGTTGTCTTACTGAGCGGTGGGATAGATTCGACTACAACCCTTGCTATAGCCAATTCAGAGGGGTACGAAGTCTATGCCCTGAGTTTTAATTATGGTCAGAGGCATAGCCATGAACTCGAAGCAGCAAAGAGAATAGCAGAATATTTTGGTGTAAAGGAACATCTTATTATGGATATAGACCTCAGGGCTATTGGTGGCTCTGCTTTGACATCGGAGACAGAAGTACCAAAAAAGAGTGCAGAAGTGCTTATCCCAGTCACCTATGTTCCTGCTCGCAATACAATCTTCCTCTCATTTGCTCTTGCATGGGCAGAGGTCATCAATGCGGAGGATATATTTATGGGGGCTAATGTGATCGATTATAGCGGTTATCCTGACTGCAGACCTGAATATATAGAGGCATTTGAAAAAATGGCAAACCTTGCTACAAAGGCAGGGGTTGAAGGGAAGATGCGTTTCAGGATAAGAACCCCATTGATCAGCCTCACAAAGGCAGAGATAATAAAGAAAGGGATTGAACTCGGTGTTGATTATAGCATCACCTGGAGCTGCTATGACCCCCAGCCTGCTACTCCTTCAGCCTTTAGCCTTCAGCCTTCAGCCTTTGTTCCATGCTGTAGGTGTGATAGTTGTATCCTGAGGGCAAAAGGCTTTAAAGAGGCAGGTGTCAATGACCCACTTTTGTCCTCTCTTTGA
- a CDS encoding formate/nitrite transporter family protein, with protein sequence MGYKTGYEVMEKLIEFSITKTVLPFPKMILLGLLAGVYIALGGILMTVVVSDISFYSGFGITRLISGSVFSLGLILVILVGAELFTGNNLMVIGLLSRRIGFIAMLKNWLISYSTNFAGSLMLVSLIGLSQLWFLNDMEVGFTMVDIANSKVNLGFWTAFWRGVGCNFLVCLAVWLSVSGEDNISRILGIYFPITAFVALGFEHSVANMFLIPMGILAASQSDVAPVISHLDLSHLNVTDFLVYNLIPVTLGNTVGGAFLVGYIYWYIYGRR encoded by the coding sequence ATGGGATATAAAACAGGTTACGAAGTGATGGAAAAACTGATAGAGTTCAGTATTACAAAAACAGTCCTTCCTTTTCCTAAAATGATTCTACTGGGTCTGCTTGCCGGGGTTTATATTGCCTTAGGTGGTATTCTGATGACGGTAGTGGTGAGCGATATATCTTTTTACTCTGGTTTTGGAATAACAAGATTAATTAGTGGATCCGTTTTCTCCTTGGGTTTGATCCTGGTTATCCTGGTTGGAGCAGAACTTTTTACTGGTAATAACTTAATGGTGATAGGCCTTCTTTCCAGAAGGATCGGATTCATTGCCATGCTTAAAAACTGGCTAATCTCCTATAGTACCAATTTTGCAGGGTCATTAATGCTGGTATCGCTCATTGGTCTCTCCCAGCTCTGGTTTCTCAATGATATGGAAGTGGGTTTCACTATGGTGGATATTGCCAATTCTAAAGTAAATCTTGGATTCTGGACAGCGTTCTGGCGGGGGGTTGGATGCAACTTTCTGGTTTGTCTTGCGGTCTGGCTATCGGTGAGCGGCGAAGATAACATCAGTCGTATTCTGGGAATCTATTTTCCCATAACAGCCTTTGTGGCTCTTGGGTTTGAACACTCCGTCGCCAATATGTTTTTGATCCCCATGGGAATACTGGCAGCCAGTCAGTCTGACGTGGCACCCGTTATATCTCATCTGGACTTATCCCATCTAAACGTAACCGACTTTCTTGTATACAACCTCATCCCGGTTACACTGGGGAATACGGTAGGAGGAGCCTTTCTGGTAGGCTATATTTACTGGTATATCTATGGAAGGCGATAA
- the plsY gene encoding glycerol-3-phosphate 1-O-acyltransferase PlsY, which yields MIIIVFIIAYLLGSIPFGLLISRLKGVDIRAYGSGNIGATNVLRIVGKKEAVITLIADMLKGATAVIIARAAGVDNAWVASAGICSIIGHNYSVFLGFKGGKGVATSFGVLSAYLPIVAAISVAIWIITVILWRYSSLGAIVSFLCLPLLVTVFNYSLINLIFSLAISLMIIYRHRENIKRLIDGTEGKIGKKVYVDK from the coding sequence ATGATCATAATCGTGTTTATAATTGCATACCTGTTAGGTTCAATACCATTTGGTCTTCTTATTTCAAGACTGAAAGGAGTAGATATCAGGGCGTATGGAAGTGGTAACATAGGCGCTACGAATGTCCTCAGGATTGTGGGGAAAAAAGAGGCAGTGATAACACTCATTGCTGATATGTTAAAGGGTGCTACAGCAGTTATAATTGCCCGAGCGGCAGGAGTCGATAATGCATGGGTAGCCTCTGCAGGAATATGCTCAATAATCGGTCATAACTATTCTGTTTTTCTTGGATTCAAGGGTGGAAAAGGTGTTGCGACAAGTTTTGGTGTATTATCAGCCTATCTGCCTATAGTAGCAGCCATCTCTGTTGCCATCTGGATTATAACCGTAATTTTGTGGAGATACTCATCCCTGGGGGCGATCGTATCATTTTTGTGTCTGCCTCTACTTGTTACAGTCTTTAACTATTCGCTTATAAACCTGATATTCTCACTTGCCATATCCCTAATGATAATTTACAGGCATAGGGAAAATATAAAGAGATTGATTGATGGCACAGAGGGCAAGATAGGTAAGAAGGTCTATGTTGATAAATGA
- the kdsA gene encoding 3-deoxy-8-phosphooctulonate synthase — translation MSNSLSLPHTRVVEVGGIKIGGKNPLVLIAGPCVIESEDSTTKIAKRLKEIARSHNIPLIFKSSYDKANRTSLNSYRGPGIRKGLRILKTIKDNLKIPLLSDVHSIDEILPASKVLDILQIPAFLCRQTDLIVTAAKSGKPINIKKGQFLAPWDVENIIKKITSAGNRDILLTERGVSFGYNNLVADMRSLPLMRRYGYPVVFDATHSIQLPGGRGNASGGNRDMIPYIARAAVAAGCDALFLEVHDSPEKALCDGPNTMRLEDLPSLLSQVKMIDEIVRGRKNDY, via the coding sequence TTGAGTAATAGTTTATCCCTTCCCCATACAAGGGTGGTTGAAGTCGGAGGAATAAAGATAGGAGGAAAGAATCCGCTCGTACTTATAGCAGGACCATGTGTTATTGAATCTGAGGACTCAACCACGAAGATTGCAAAGAGACTGAAGGAAATAGCCAGATCTCACAACATACCACTTATATTTAAGTCTTCTTATGATAAAGCAAATCGCACATCACTAAATTCATATAGAGGACCAGGGATTCGTAAAGGGCTCAGGATACTGAAGACTATTAAGGATAACCTCAAAATACCGCTTCTTTCAGATGTTCATAGTATAGATGAGATCTTACCTGCCTCAAAGGTGCTCGACATCTTACAGATACCTGCATTTCTTTGTAGACAGACAGACCTTATTGTCACCGCCGCAAAATCGGGTAAACCGATTAATATTAAAAAAGGACAATTCCTTGCACCGTGGGATGTTGAGAATATAATAAAGAAAATCACATCTGCTGGAAACAGGGATATATTGCTTACCGAGAGAGGTGTATCATTTGGATACAACAATCTTGTAGCAGATATGAGATCACTGCCATTGATGCGGAGATATGGTTATCCTGTAGTATTTGATGCAACACATAGCATCCAATTACCAGGTGGCAGAGGTAATGCCTCAGGGGGTAATAGGGATATGATCCCTTATATAGCACGGGCTGCGGTAGCAGCAGGATGTGACGCTCTCTTTCTCGAGGTGCACGATTCTCCAGAAAAGGCGTTATGTGATGGTCCTAATACGATGCGATTAGAGGACCTTCCTTCACTCCTGTCGCAGGTAAAAATGATTGATGAGATTGTTAGAGGTAGAAAAAATGATTATTGA
- a CDS encoding KpsF/GutQ family sugar-phosphate isomerase: MIIEDAKKVLRIEADAIASLIERVNENFVKAVEAIYSCKGKVVVTGMGKSGIIGKKIAATLASTGTPAFFLHPAEGIHGDIGMVARGDVVIAISNSGETEELNRIVPVIKRLDIKLISFTGASESSLAKVSDIVIDVSVKEEACPMGLVPTASTTATLAMGDALVVALLEKRGIKEEDFAFFHPGGSLGKKLLLTVGDLMHTGKSIPVVYVDTPVKDAIFEISSKRLGITCVIDRRGELRGVITDGDLRRLIEKDINLLNEVTEKVMTKNPKIIQKDALAAKAVAVMEQYSITSLIIVDEEEKPEGIIHLHDLLKAGVV, encoded by the coding sequence ATGATTATTGAGGATGCCAAGAAGGTTTTAAGAATCGAAGCAGATGCAATAGCATCTCTTATTGAAAGGGTAAATGAGAACTTTGTTAAGGCAGTTGAGGCTATTTATAGCTGTAAGGGAAAGGTTGTAGTCACAGGGATGGGGAAATCAGGGATCATCGGTAAAAAGATTGCAGCCACCCTTGCAAGTACTGGAACTCCTGCATTTTTTCTCCATCCTGCAGAAGGGATACATGGAGATATCGGCATGGTAGCAAGAGGGGATGTCGTCATTGCCATATCTAACAGCGGTGAGACAGAGGAACTAAACAGGATAGTTCCTGTGATAAAGAGGTTAGATATCAAACTTATATCTTTTACAGGTGCATCTGAGTCTTCTCTCGCAAAGGTGAGCGATATTGTGATAGATGTAAGCGTAAAAGAAGAGGCCTGTCCTATGGGATTAGTTCCAACAGCAAGTACAACTGCTACCCTTGCAATGGGTGACGCATTAGTAGTAGCGCTGCTTGAAAAAAGAGGAATCAAAGAAGAAGACTTTGCATTCTTTCATCCAGGGGGAAGTCTCGGGAAAAAACTGCTACTAACAGTTGGTGACCTGATGCATACAGGAAAGAGCATACCTGTGGTATATGTAGATACCCCTGTTAAGGATGCAATCTTTGAGATATCCTCAAAGAGACTGGGGATAACATGTGTGATAGATAGAAGAGGTGAACTGAGAGGGGTGATTACCGATGGCGACCTGAGAAGGTTAATTGAAAAGGATATTAATCTCCTCAATGAAGTCACTGAAAAGGTTATGACTAAGAATCCCAAGATTATACAGAAAGATGCCTTAGCTGCAAAGGCGGTTGCTGTTATGGAGCAATACTCGATAACCTCTTTGATAATAGTTGATGAAGAAGAAAAGCCAGAAGGTATTATCCATCTTCACGATCTTCTAAAAGCAGGAGTGGTATGA
- a CDS encoding type II toxin-antitoxin system VapC family toxin: protein MGIIFDTSLLIALERADLDIDKLIKGREEEPFGISVITVSELLHGVHRTNSEKRRLKREAYVEKVIGTFPIYPFDVSTARIYAKLWAGLLKKGIRVGAHDLMIASTAIALGFSVVTFDMRDYGKIKEVTVESINGW, encoded by the coding sequence ATGGGGATAATCTTCGATACAAGTTTACTGATTGCTTTAGAGCGAGCTGATCTGGATATAGATAAACTTATAAAAGGCAGAGAAGAGGAACCCTTTGGGATAAGCGTAATAACGGTTTCTGAATTACTCCACGGAGTTCACAGGACTAATTCAGAAAAGAGACGGCTTAAACGAGAAGCGTATGTAGAAAAGGTTATAGGAACCTTTCCTATCTATCCTTTTGATGTTTCGACAGCAAGAATATATGCAAAACTCTGGGCAGGACTTCTTAAAAAAGGCATACGGGTTGGGGCGCATGACCTCATGATTGCTTCAACTGCTATTGCACTCGGGTTCTCTGTAGTAACCTTTGATATGAGGGACTATGGTAAAATAAAAGAAGTTACAGTAGAGAGTATCAATGGATGGTGA
- the pgsA gene encoding CDP-diacylglycerol--glycerol-3-phosphate 3-phosphatidyltransferase: protein MVNLPNALTLIRILIIPLFILLLLSPTPEKEFLAAVIFSIASLTDWLDGFIARKSSKVTKLGMILDPIADKLLIAAALILLVDMLRIPAWMAVVIIGRELAVSGLRAVALSKDIVIPAESGGKYKMVTQIVAVLFLLLGYEIYGISFLTIGMIALWISMIFGIISGIGYFVSFWRQA from the coding sequence ATGGTAAACCTTCCTAATGCGTTAACCCTTATACGCATCCTGATTATACCGCTATTTATTTTACTCCTCCTCTCTCCAACTCCAGAGAAAGAGTTCTTGGCAGCAGTTATCTTTTCCATCGCATCGTTGACAGATTGGCTTGATGGTTTTATTGCGAGGAAATCAAGTAAGGTAACAAAACTCGGGATGATTCTTGACCCTATTGCAGATAAACTGTTGATAGCCGCTGCACTTATACTTCTTGTGGATATGCTGAGGATACCTGCATGGATGGCAGTGGTTATAATTGGAAGAGAACTTGCAGTTAGCGGGTTAAGGGCAGTTGCGTTATCAAAGGATATTGTTATTCCTGCCGAAAGTGGTGGTAAGTATAAGATGGTTACCCAGATCGTAGCGGTGTTGTTTCTCTTGCTTGGATACGAAATTTACGGGATAAGTTTTTTGACTATCGGAATGATTGCACTCTGGATTTCCATGATTTTCGGAATAATCTCTGGTATTGGGTATTTCGTATCGTTCTGGAGGCAGGCATAA
- a CDS encoding radical SAM protein yields the protein MLINEIFKSIQGESSFAGLPCTFVRLTGCNLRCSYCDTEYSFYDGYEMSVDEVIREIRVSRNKLVEITGGEPLIQKDVYPLAKRLLSDGYTVLIETNGSIDLKELKGCCSKNDRGRLHIIMDIKTPNSGESSKMDFGNISLLTSNDEVKFVMVDRDDYDWSKGIINKYRFPEGCKILFSPVYGKLQPYKLAEWIIEDCLPVRLQLQLHRYIWKRKTRV from the coding sequence ATGTTGATAAATGAGATATTCAAGAGTATTCAGGGTGAGTCCAGCTTTGCAGGACTTCCGTGTACATTTGTAAGGCTTACAGGGTGTAACCTCAGGTGTTCATATTGTGATACAGAATATTCCTTTTACGATGGTTATGAAATGTCTGTGGATGAAGTTATCAGAGAGATAAGGGTGTCCAGAAACAAACTGGTCGAGATTACAGGTGGAGAACCACTTATTCAGAAGGATGTGTATCCACTTGCTAAGCGCCTTCTATCAGATGGATATACGGTACTTATAGAGACGAACGGAAGTATAGATTTAAAAGAACTAAAGGGGTGCTGTTCTAAGAATGACAGGGGTAGACTGCATATAATCATGGATATAAAGACACCTAATAGCGGAGAATCAAGCAAGATGGACTTTGGTAATATATCTCTGCTTACATCTAATGATGAGGTTAAATTTGTCATGGTGGATAGGGATGATTACGATTGGTCAAAGGGGATAATCAACAAATATAGATTTCCTGAGGGCTGTAAGATATTATTTTCTCCTGTTTACGGCAAACTACAACCATATAAACTTGCAGAATGGATAATTGAGGACTGCCTCCCTGTCCGTCTTCAACTTCAATTGCACAGATATATATGGAAAAGAAAAACAAGGGTATGA
- a CDS encoding type II toxin-antitoxin system Phd/YefM family antitoxin: MEKTISATEAVRRFSELLNTIKFKGNHYIILRGGKPVASMVPVEVSSKGHTIGEIKELLKKIPRLGDEANLFEIDLREIIRCQPGLPEEDKWG; this comes from the coding sequence ATGGAAAAGACAATCAGCGCCACGGAGGCAGTTCGAAGATTTTCTGAACTGTTGAACACAATAAAATTTAAGGGTAATCACTATATTATTTTGAGAGGTGGAAAACCTGTAGCTTCAATGGTGCCTGTGGAGGTTTCTTCAAAAGGGCATACGATTGGAGAGATTAAGGAACTTCTTAAAAAGATTCCACGCTTAGGGGACGAAGCAAATCTCTTCGAAATAGACTTACGGGAAATTATAAGGTGTCAACCTGGCTTACCTGAGGAGGATAAATGGGGATAA
- a CDS encoding HAD-IIIA family hydrolase, with amino-acid sequence MKQGGRGKGQGAKIKEKAKKIKLLILDVDGVMTDGGIILDNNGNEFKRFHVRDGHGIKMAQRVGIIIAFLTGRESNVVSRRASELGVTDIFQGRKEKIISYRELLNRYNLKDEEVAFIGDDVIDIPIMRCAGLSIAVSDAEEDVIKIADWVTKRAGGRGAVREAIEFILKSQGKWKELMEKYNNNKT; translated from the coding sequence ATGAAACAAGGGGGAAGGGGCAAGGGGCAAGGGGCAAAGATAAAAGAAAAGGCAAAGAAGATAAAACTCCTTATCCTCGATGTTGATGGGGTTATGACCGATGGTGGGATAATACTCGATAACAATGGCAATGAATTCAAAAGATTTCATGTAAGGGACGGTCATGGTATAAAGATGGCTCAGAGGGTTGGGATTATTATTGCCTTTCTGACAGGAAGGGAATCCAATGTTGTGTCGAGAAGGGCATCGGAGCTCGGAGTGACAGATATTTTCCAGGGACGTAAGGAAAAAATAATAAGTTATAGAGAGTTACTCAATAGATATAATCTTAAAGACGAAGAAGTCGCCTTTATTGGAGATGATGTTATTGATATACCTATTATGAGGTGTGCAGGGCTTTCCATTGCAGTATCAGATGCAGAGGAAGATGTAATAAAGATTGCAGACTGGGTTACAAAGAGGGCAGGTGGCAGAGGAGCTGTGAGGGAAGCAATAGAATTTATATTGAAGTCGCAGGGAAAGTGGAAAGAGTTGATGGAAAAATATAACAATAATAAAACTTGA